In one Musa acuminata AAA Group cultivar baxijiao chromosome BXJ2-5, Cavendish_Baxijiao_AAA, whole genome shotgun sequence genomic region, the following are encoded:
- the LOC103984992 gene encoding uncharacterized protein LOC103984992, whose amino-acid sequence MYNNLGNQTGMQGPTTNPPPNPFGNAFYGAGSGLIRGGLGAYGEKFLGSSSEFMQSNISRYFSNPQYYFQVNDQYVRNKLKVILFPFLHRGHWTRITEPVGGRLSYKPPIYDINAPDLYIPFMAFGTYVVIAGFSFGLLGKFTPEVLSLQLTRGLAGWFMQVLLLKGLLYSLGSGEAPLLDMVSYGGYAFTGLSLTMLARLCWSYSYYFLMPWMSLCMGVFLVKTMKRVLFTEMRSYEKHSSRQHYLLLFMAIAQFPLFFWLGKVAAG is encoded by the exons ATGTACAATAATTTGGGCAATCAGACTGGGATGCAAGGACCCACGACCAATCCTCCTCCCAATCCATTTGGCAATGCATTCTATGGAGCTGGATCTGGACTTATTCGAGGTGGCCTTGGGGCATATGGAGAGAAATTCTTGGGCTCAAGTTCTGAATTCATGCAAAGTAAT ATAAGCAGGTATTTCTCCAACCCTCAATATTATTTTCAAGTGAATGACCAATATGTGAGGAACAAATTGAAGGTCATATTGTTTCCATTCCTACACAGG GGCCACTGGACTAGAATAACTGAGCCAGTTGGAGGCAGGCTGTCTTACAAACCCCCAATATATGACATAAATGCCCCTGATCTATACATTCCTTTTATGGCATTTGGAACCTACGTTGTTATAGCAGGCTTTTCGTTTGGTCTTCTTGGAAA ATTTACTCCAGAAGTTTTGAGCTTGCAGTTAACAAGGGGACTTGCCGGCTGGTTTATGCAGGTTCTTCTATTGAAGGGATTGTTATATTCGTTAGGAAGTGGGGAAGCGCCACTTCTTGATATGGTGTCATATGGTGGGTATGCTTTTACGGGGTTGTCCTTGACTATGTTGGCAAGGCTTTGCTGGAGTTACTCATACTATTTCCTAATGCCGTGGATGAGTTTGTGTATGGGGGTGTTTTTAGTGAAGACCATGAAGAGGGTACTTTTCACAGAGATGAGGAGCTATGAAAAGCATTCCAGCCGGCAACACTATCTACTACTCTTCATGGCGATTGCTCAGTTCCCTCTATTCTTCTGGCTCGGCAAAGTAGCAGCAGGATAG